The proteins below come from a single Desulfovibrio aminophilus genomic window:
- a CDS encoding type II secretion system protein translates to MTRSTTDPGRRAERGMTLVELIAAIVVLGIIGAASAFFFATGMQGVSLARSNANQALKAEAAVERMNIELRDMEGDGSKRVYVTPNVSIQYRSSGLSGAADRTLAYDSAGKRITLTVSTDGTARTLLDDVSAFHLSADTSQDLDGKGSPNEISAVNIDFTSGGKNYRLQALPRSFLYP, encoded by the coding sequence ATGACCCGGTCAACTACTGATCCCGGCCGCCGCGCCGAGCGCGGCATGACCCTGGTGGAGCTCATCGCGGCCATCGTCGTCCTGGGCATCATCGGCGCGGCCTCGGCCTTCTTTTTCGCCACGGGCATGCAGGGGGTCTCCCTGGCCCGCTCCAACGCGAACCAGGCCCTCAAGGCCGAGGCGGCCGTGGAGCGCATGAACATCGAGTTGCGCGACATGGAGGGCGACGGGTCGAAGCGGGTCTACGTGACGCCGAACGTCTCGATCCAGTACCGGTCGAGCGGTCTGTCCGGCGCGGCCGACCGGACCCTGGCCTACGACTCCGCGGGCAAGCGCATCACCCTGACCGTGTCCACGGACGGCACGGCCCGCACGCTCCTGGACGACGTCTCCGCCTTCCACCTTTCGGCGGACACGAGCCAGGACCTGGACGGAAAGGGATCGCCCAACGAAATCTCGGCCGTGAACATCGACTTCACCTCGGGCGGGAAGAACTACAGGCTTCAGGCCCTGCCCAGGAGTTTCCTCTACCCATGA
- a CDS encoding type IV pilin protein: MSGSRGFTLLELIITVVLVGILAALFVPAMGTHLTRSADPLGRGVGEAQALSDLEAVLRNYVLYLNTDTNPAGVLAHMQSTYAGNSSVSLSWIKFDAVSRNETAGDAANNDGLKITARGPGGFSYSMLLTNERNATSYDPVNY; this comes from the coding sequence ATGAGCGGATCGCGCGGATTCACCCTCCTGGAGTTGATCATCACGGTGGTCCTGGTGGGCATCCTGGCGGCCCTGTTCGTGCCGGCCATGGGCACGCACCTGACCCGCAGCGCCGACCCCCTGGGCCGGGGCGTGGGCGAGGCCCAGGCCCTCTCCGACCTGGAGGCCGTGCTGCGGAACTACGTGCTCTACCTGAACACGGACACCAACCCGGCCGGGGTGCTGGCGCACATGCAGTCGACCTACGCGGGCAACAGCAGCGTGAGCCTGTCCTGGATCAAGTTCGACGCGGTGTCGCGCAACGAGACCGCCGGGGACGCCGCGAACAACGACGGCCTCAAGATCACGGCCAGGGGGCCGGGGGGCTTCAGCTACTCCATGCTGCTGACCAACGAGCGGAACGCCACGAGCTATGACCCGGTCAACTACTGA
- a CDS encoding prepilin-type N-terminal cleavage/methylation domain-containing protein has product MSRRPQPRTGFTMLEIIVVIVVLGILSAIIAGVGSFMDVTVSSQAGVLRDDIRYVQIRAMRSGAVFGLKSNGTALWMFAGTNPDSAAARLPLPGEVALSVVLTDKGIGLNAFTLFFDSAGRPYSAYSSPTVNTPVSGASPLALQVSRAGGGGGNQTLSITPETGFVP; this is encoded by the coding sequence ATGAGCCGCCGTCCGCAGCCCCGCACCGGCTTCACCATGCTCGAAATCATCGTCGTGATCGTCGTGCTCGGCATCCTGTCCGCGATCATCGCCGGGGTCGGCAGCTTCATGGACGTGACCGTGAGCAGCCAGGCCGGGGTGCTGCGGGACGACATCCGCTACGTCCAGATCCGGGCCATGCGCAGCGGCGCGGTCTTCGGCCTGAAGAGCAACGGCACGGCCCTCTGGATGTTCGCGGGCACGAACCCGGACAGCGCCGCGGCCCGCCTGCCCCTGCCCGGCGAGGTCGCGCTCAGCGTGGTCCTGACGGACAAGGGCATCGGGCTGAACGCCTTCACGCTTTTTTTCGACTCCGCGGGCAGGCCCTACAGCGCCTATTCCAGCCCGACGGTGAACACGCCGGTGAGCGGCGCCTCGCCCTTGGCCCTCCAGGTCTCCCGCGCGGGCGGAGGCGGGGGCAACCAGACCCTGTCGATCACGCCGGAAACGGGGTTCGTGCCATGA